In the genome of Apostichopus japonicus isolate 1M-3 chromosome 15, ASM3797524v1, whole genome shotgun sequence, one region contains:
- the LOC139981637 gene encoding branched-chain alpha-ketoacid dehydrogenase kinase-like, with translation MQQQGGRLALLWSSKVIPTSNSNHFCSSGIQILNSQSKMLRLQPVSAALRQSARSFSVVHDYSLNEKSRSVVSFFNQSAIDSAAIKPSVRLTPGTLLYTGKSPDGKYLLRSAQYLHKELPVRVAHRIAEFRGLPFIVGCNPTILHVHELYIRSFFLLSEFPQIDSLATEQRYSRLVRNLLDDHKDVVTHLAEGFRESRKHIKDETLIHRFLDRILTSRLGIRMLAEHHLALHQDRPDFVGIICTKVFLKKVLEKWADFAREQCELRYGYAPRVRLNGHVGAMFPYIIQPLDYILPEIIKNAMRATVEHHLNTPNNLPDIVITVANNDEDFIIRVSDRGGGIPHNTFPKVFQYHFTTAEDSTDRRLTGGTFGAFTSNTGPTAGPLCGFGFGLPVSKAYAEYLGGSLTTQTMQGIGTDVYLRLRHIDGKHDSFRI, from the exons ATGCAGCAGCAGGGAGGGAGATTGGCACTCTTATGGTCTTCTAAAGTAATACCCACATCAAACTCTAATCATTTCTGTTCCAGTGGAATTCAGATATTAAATTCACAGTCTAAAATGTTGCGTCTGCAACCGGTGTCCGCCGCTCTGCGTCAGAGTGCTCGATCTTTCTCCGTGGTTCACGATTACAGTCTGAACGAGAAGTCGCGATCAGTGGTTTCATTCTTCAACCAAAGTGCAATAGACAGTGCAGCCATTAAG CCATCGGTTCGGTTGACGCCTGGCACCTTACTCTACACCGGCAAATCACCCGACGGAAAATATCTTTTG AGAAGCGCTCAATATCTACACAAAGAACTACCTGTTCGTGTAGCCCATCGCATTGCAGAGTTCAGGGGTCTGCCCTTCATCGTTGGATGCAATCCAACCATCCTCCATGTTCATGAACTCTACATAagatctttctttcttctgtcTGAGTTCCCACAG ATTGATAGCCTAGCAACCGAGCAGAGGTACTCTCGTCTAGTCAGAAACTTGCTAGATGATCATAAAGATGTGGTCACCCACTTGGCCGAGGGCTTCAGAGAGAGCCGCAAACATATCAAG GACGAAACTCTGATCCATCGGTTCTTGGATCGTATTCTAACGTCTCGTCTTGGGATCAGGATGTTGGCAGAGCATCACTTGGCACTTCATCAAGATAGA CCCGACTTTGTGGGTATCATTTGCACCAAGGTGTTCTTGAAGAAGGTCCTCGAGAAGTGGGCAGACTTTGCAAG AGAACAGTGCGAGCTGAGGTACGGTTACGCACCTCGAGTCCGTTTGAACGGCCACGTTGGAGCAATGTTTCCATACATAATTCAACCGTTGGACTACATTCTGCCCGAAATTATCAAGAATGCCATGAG GGCTACCGTGGAGCATCACCTCAACACTCCCAACAATCTACCTGACATCGTCATAACAGTAGCCAACAACGATGAGGACTTCATTATCAG GGTGTCAGATAGAGGCGGTGGTATTCCTCATAACACCTTCCCCAAAGTGTTCCAGTATCATTTCACCACAGCCGAGGACAGTACGGACCGAAGGCTGACCGGAGGAACGTTTGGCGCATTTACCTCAAACACTGGACCAACCGCTGGACCACTCTGCGG GTTTGGCTTTGGTCTACCGGTCTCCAAAGCCTACGCAGAATACCTGGGAGGCTCTCTGACCACCCAGACTATGCAGGGAATCGGTACGGACGTGTACCTGAGACTACGTCACATTGACGGCAAGCACGACAGCTTCAGAATTTAA